Within the Osmerus mordax isolate fOsmMor3 chromosome 6, fOsmMor3.pri, whole genome shotgun sequence genome, the region CAAATGAGCGGTGTAGCCTTTTGATGACATAATGGCTTTAACAGTGTTTTCCCCCATTGGTACAGGCAGCCTGCCTGCCTTGAAGACCAGCCACAATGGGAGTCTTTCAAGACCCAATGACATCATCATCCATCTCAGGAAGCAGGTGACTGTCCCATGCAGGCCTCAGCTTTATCCTGAAGATGCCACTCCTTGTATGCTGCCCAGTAACCTGTTGAAAGCAAGCCCCCTTAactgacttaacccttgtgctgccttcgggtcatatgacccaaaggttcataacgaaccatcgttgtgtttacccaattttacccaatacaataacaaataaaaataattttcttttaacctttgcaatgtggggggtctgagacagcccaacggttaaaagaaaatgcttcactttgtttttttatgaggtaaatttgtcgcaatacgacggtgggtcacaatgactgatggggtcagaatgacccgaagataacacaagggttaagtatacACAGTTTTGAAGGTGGCCCCAAAGTCAGTCAAACCATTGTTGACTTGTTAAAAGGGATCTTGGGATAAGGGAAAGagcctgtaaacaaacacacaaccattgAAAGGAGTCTTAGTCCATTGACAGACTTAAGCCCCTTTATGCAGAGAGAAATGCAAAGGAAACAGATTTGACATGGAAGTTTACGACtgatgcaaaaaaaacaaacattaaaaaGCATCAAACTATCAGTGTaatggagggggaggcaggcatGGCTGCTGCAGTGTGGTTGTCAGAAATTCACAATTGTTCACAAATCACAAATGTTGTGATTTTCTCAGAGGAGACAACAGCTGGACTTCTGGAAATCATTAATGTCAGGCCTAGGGTTAGGGCTTGTAGAATGCCCTAACCTTTGGCCGTGGCAAGACTGGTTAACAGTTGAATTCAGTTAGAGTTAGTACTAGAGGTTGTCTAGGTTGTAATAGAGGCAGGTGTGCAGTGTGACGATGGATGCTCTTCTTTCAGAAATACAATGCAGACTATGACTTGTCGGCCAGGGAGGGTGCAGACACCCtggccttcatctctctcctggaAGAGAAACTTATGCCTGCTCTGGTAAgaatctgtatttttttttttgtaagtgAGGTACTTtaggtcttcttttttttctttttcatgttGTTGTCTATTCATATTCTCTCCAATTGTTGCTTGGTCTAGATCTACTGTCTGTGGATTGATCCCAAGAATTATGCGGAGGTTACTCGTCGCTGGCACGCTGATCATATGCCCTTCCCCCTGAACTTCTTCCTGCCTGGTCGAATGCAGCGGCAGCAGCTGGAGAGACTACGTCTCatcaggggagaaaaagaactGGAGGCGAGTGAGGAGACAGAAAAGGAGGTGAGGTGCATGgaaatgttttgtgtttgtcctGTCGATTAAGAATTGGAACTGGGTGGGGCAAGTGATCCTGTGTGTGGGTACAAGTAACCCCTGAGTAGCAGCTTAGTTAACGATTTCGTGCCTTTTTAACAAAAGAAATAGTAAAATGTTGACACCTGTTTGGTCTCACTTTCCAGCTGTACCGTGATGCTCTGGACTGTTTAAATCTTCTCTCTCAGCGTCTTGGATCTAACAAGTTCTTCTTTGGAGACTCGTAGGTTCAAGCAGAACAATGTCCTATTTTTGTACCCTAAAgtgtgtatgaaatgtatgaaaaataataccaaaATGTATTCAATATTTTGTATACTATTGTCATCCCATCGCAGAATGAATAactcctttatttattttttaattgcaGCTTTCCCACTGCATGATTTGTCTTACTGGCTAATGCCATTGTGTTGTTCCTACTAGGCCTTCATCTCTGGATGCGTTTGTGTTTGGTCACCTGGCACCTCTCTTGAAGATGAAACTGCCCAGAGCACGGCTCCAGCAGCACCTCCAATCACTCGACAATCTGACCCACTTCTGCTCCAACATCCTGCTTCTTTACTTCCCAGGCGAAGGGCGGGGTGAGTACCCTCAGACACCGCCTGGGATTGGTGGACTGGATTCATCACATCCTCCTTTAATATGactctgtttaaaaaaaaagttatgtATATAGCTTTCCTGTATAGTTTCTAGTGCTTAATGTTTCatacttttgttgttgtttttctgtccAGAGGGCTTCAGTCGCAAGGTGTCCTCCCAACCTGAAGGGGGCGAAGTTGACCACGTGCCCAACAAGAAGCGCAAGCAGTTGCTTTCTGTCCTAGTGGCTCTGGGTGCAATGCTGAGCTATGCACTCCTATCAGGGATTGTCTCCATCCAACATGTCCAGCAGGAGCCTCTGGATGGCTTCACGACCCTCCGCTCACTGTCCCCCcttgaaggagatgaagaggagggctgatgagatgtagagagagagaggtctactTCCAGACTGGTCACCTGCCCCATGGCTCCCATTCATTCCTGGGCAAGGAATCTGTTTTGAAGTGGGCCTACTATGATGGCAGTACTCATCTTTCCAGAGAAAAAAGGTGTGGATAACTGGAGAATATAATGCAAAATATGATTAAATGTGCACCTGGGGTCCAGCATGCAATATACTTTCATACTGGCGTTTAAATGTAATTTCTTAACAATTTAAAACAGAATCATAATTTCTGAAACATACGGGGTATAACATTTGTTCTGGTGCTTGCTATACATTTTGCATCACTTCAAATGTACTTTTATCTTCTTTAAATAACTTTGTTTACATGCTGGGAAAAGTGCTTTATATTGATGTCTATATCAGAGAGAAGAGGTAGATATGTAAATGAGAACATCTGATTGTTGTTGCTTTTGTAAAGGATGCAGCTTAAGCACATGAGCCTTCATATAATGGGAACTTGCCAAAATTACCACTGTTGTGCATTGCTTTGTTTCCTTAAGTACAAGATAGAACCTAAGAAAAAATAGATATAAGGCGGGAGATGGGGGGTCTATCCACCATGGCATAGCTGATTTAGCCTTGAAATTAAAATTCTTTCCAGCAGAATATGATTCTCCTAAAAGCACTAGGCCTACGTGTCTCTTGAAAACTGGCCATATTCCCATCATTACAACACATCAGTCTTCGTTCCATAAACTTGGAAAAGGGGAAGAGCTTGTTATTACTTTAATGTTCCTACATCTTTGCCTTCTGTGAATGGTCCCGTGCTTCTAGGCAGACATAGGGTAGCAAATTACCGTGAAGCCTATCATTTACATAGCAAATAATATATGTCATGTTGTTCGTCTTTGCGTTCTGTAATGGAATGAAAAAAGCTGACATTTTGGCCACATCAGATGCTACCCTACGTCAAGCATAAATCTCCCAACAAAGTTTTGTTTGCTCCCTCGTGTAGAGCAGTTGTGGCTGCCAAAATGCTGAAGCATGTCATGGCGTGTCCAGTAACTTTTAAGAGATTAATGTTTTTCTTATGAAAAATTATTTAAATACCAAAACTTGCGTTTTACATTTaagatgttttctttttctttgaatAAATGAGTTACATCTAATCGTTGGGTTTCTTATTTAGCATTCGCTCGTGTGGATGTATGCATAATGGCATATcttgatagggttagggttagatataGTCACATTGCCTGGCACCCAGCCTTCCCCCTCCTTGTGAACCCCGCCCTTCCCTGATACCTCGTTTCGTTCCTATGACCAAGACCCCGGAGACAGCTGCACATGACGCCACCTACAAGGAATCTCACTTTGGCTCCTGTTCATTcaggttttggtgtgtgtgtgtgtgtgtgtgtggaaaataTTCTGCCCCCTCTCACACGCTTTGAGAAATCACCAAAAACGTCTGCACCACGAGTCAAAGTAACTCCTTTGCTTTCAATGAAATCTCCTGGGGCCAAGTTTAATGACCCTGAAAAAGTATCTGGGAAAGAATTCCCGGAGTGGGAAAATATGCTTGTAGTGTATAGCCCTCTTTTTCCATGGATCAAGACAACACGCCTGAAAAGTGCTTAATAGTTGGATCTAGTTGAATCTTGAACAGCGGAAAAATTGTAAAGACCAGCTTAAGAATTCCATTGTTTGACGTTGGCTTACATTTCCCAATCAGGAAAATATGAAACATTGGAAACAACCGAACATGTATACGCGTGGATGTTCAATAAGGTGGCGTTGTTCATTGTGAAATGTGGCTCACAGACTTAGCCTACATTTCAATTCTCCTAGtccaataaaaaatatttcctcCATCACCTGCTGTTAAACGCAAGTTGCCACGGCAACTGGTGGGTAATCAGAAACAAACAGTTTCCAGTTGGTGAAAGGaaccaggggagggagggctgaagCCTAAAGTTAGGGAAATGTCCGTGTTGTGTTCCCCTGCGACGCAATCAGATGAACTAAGAGTGCATTAAGATAGGCCTATCTGGCTTTCCCACTAATCACCTTTAATGCTGAATTGTGTTGTTTTGTCATAGACTGCAACATAATCAAGCGAACAAAAGTGTCCTTAAGACGACCCCCTTTTAGTCTGAAGTCCTCAAATTGATTAAAGTTGTTCACAAGCACGAAAGTCTTACATAGTCTATTTTATATATGTAAGCGTAGTCTATATGGCTGCTATTTAGTAGGCTATCGCTCAGGGACTACTCGCAGGTCTGCAGCAGGTCACAAGCAGGCGGACCAACTCGCGCGTTCACTGTCACATCCACGCGGCGCAAACGAGATACTAGGCAGAAGCGCGCGCCCCATAAACCAGTCGACTTTGTATCGGCTCATTTGTAACAGGCGGTCAGTTCATCTAGACCCTTTTTTCTATACTTGGAATAAAGTTTGAacaatcatcatcctcatcatcaacaAGGTGGATTATCAGTGGTTGGCCATAAAAATACTGTTGTTAACCCTGTAAAACCTGCACGCAGCCTATCTTGGGACATGGGTACAAGACGCACGGTGCCAACGTTCCTGGCTGCATCCATATTTCTATTCGTGGCATTATGTGAGCCAGTGGATAAACAGGATATGCAAGGTAAAGGAAAGGAGCTATCCACTTTGATTAAGTTGTTCTAGACAATAATTATGTGTCTGCCCTTTATTTTCAAAGCCTTTTTTTGGAACTGTAGATACTTTGTATACACCCATAGCTCTAGGATTGCTAATTGCTTGTTAGATACATCTTCAAGTTTACATACATGTTTTTGTTAAAACTATTCTGCGTAATAGTACTTAGTATTTCACCATGACATATTCATGTAATACTGTGCGTAAAACCACAATGCACGTGTCGCATGACCGAGCGCACCGTTGTTATTAACATCTGCTTCCCCATATAGGCTATACACTTTCTATTTTGTTTTAAAACCTTATACTTTATTCCCCCACCTTACCGATTGGTTTTGCTTACTTGCAAGCACTGTACTAGAAATTCATGTGACTTTCATCCAACTGACTGTTCAAACCTATCTCATGGCAGTATAGGTGGAGACGACCTACTCTTTGCAACTGTTAACCTCCAGGTTCTTTTACTGAAAAACCGACGACAGGATTGTTGAACTTCCAAAGTCGCTGTCCGTGTAACTGTTCTCAGCTTATATCCCTTGTGACTTCAACAGCAACAAGTTTAAAGCCAAGTACTTTTGTACATGGCTGACTTTCCACTCCTTTTCCCAGCCTTctccttacccctctccttcctccctacatccctccctcccttcctccctccctccctcccttcctcattcCCTCACCCTTTGAGTTCTCAGAGTTTGCTTTTGACAAACTGAATGTCTACTGCCAAACCTCATTGTCCTATGTTTGTGAACATGTACTGCAAGAatcaggggagggggaagaaaatCGAacgaggaggtgcaggaggcgAAGAAGGAGAAAGCTGTGTTAACCTTCCCTGTGTTAACCTTCCCTTTTCCCCACTCTCTTTATCTATCTACCATCCccactccctgtctccctcagtcATTGACATGCTGAGTCTGCAGGACCACAAGCAGAGTGTTGCAGCGGTGGAGAAGGTGGGGCGGGCTCTGAGCACGCTCAGTGACATCTACATCGTGTCCACTTTCTACCTGCCAGCCAAGCTCGGAGGCGTGCTGCTGGGCATCTACAACAAACAAGACAATAAGAAATACCTAGAGCTGGCTATGATGGGCAAGATCAACAAAGGTACTTATTATCAAACACCTTCCCTAAGGAAGCTGCTGGGGTCTCACCTTGATGACCTTGATTGATGacctcaagttcaagtcttttattgtcagatgtacagaacaacacaaggtcagactgggcactgaaattcttcagacaagacaacgcaaagcaacctgccATAaccataacataacatatacaaGTACTCAGAACATACATTACTTAAgctaaaatataataaacctcctaaatatacaaaataacatACAATACAATAATATACACCTTGATGGATAAATAGTTGAAATGAAAGTATTTTTCTTTGGAAAGCTTGCAAAGCCTAATTTACAGGATGACGGTTAAAGAGATGTACATGGAACACCATTCTGGTAAACAAAAATGTGGAAGTACTTCCTCTCGACATGATTCTCCAGTTCTCAAGTCGTCCGAATCTATGTCTGGAAATCTGACCCTATGTCTGTCTGCTCACTCTCCCTGATTCTTCCCGATTCTCCCCCACGTCGCTtgttctcccccactctccccatTCCCTTCTATTTATCAGCCTTGGTTAGGTATGTTAGGGAGGACGGCAAAATCCACACTGTCAACCTCCAGAATGCCAACCTGGCTTACGGTCGAACGCACTCTATCATCCTGCGTGTGGGAGGGTTACGCAGGGACCACCTACACCTGGAGCTTTACGTTAACTGCCGATTGGCCGATTCCAGCCAAGGTCTTCCACCATTGGTCGCTCTCCCTGCCGAGGCAGAGATGGTGGAGATAAGGAATGGCTACAAGGCTTACGCTAGGGTACAGGTGAGTGAGCAGAGTTGAATTCTAGAATCACAAGCTATTCTCCCATTCCTGTCAAAGTGTAAGAGGGATCATTAATGTGACGTAGAGAATGTGAATAAAAAGTATTGCATAGTGTAGATCCACTTATGGAGGGGTCTAAAAATGTACAGGCGATGGATGGGTCTGTCCTTGTTCAtcgtttattattattttccttgATGATTCAGTATTATAATTGATTTTCTTTGCACTGAAATCTTACCTGTTCTAATTTTACTGGAAAAGAGAGTTGATGGTGTACACCTCTTGCTTCCAGGGTGCAGTCGAGTCCCTCAAAGTGGCACTAGGGGGCACTGTGGCCAAAGCAGGCACTCTGATTGACTGTCCTTTCCAGGTAGACTCCTCAGCCTACAACACTGGTAGGTGCACAAACGCAATTGTGTTGCCATGACGACATCACACTTCTTTGATATTGCATCAGCAGATCTTTGAAATGAGAATGCTAAACTTGATGGGTTGTGTGTTCTTCAGTTTAAGGTCAGACACTGTGGATATATTTATGAATGTATTTGTAGAAAAACTACTGACAGAGTACTAGATCAAGCTGATTTTGCAATTGATAATGACTCTCAACTATGCTTCCAACAGTTGGTGTGGAAGTGAACTCCATTTTGGGTGAGTGTTTCCACAGACTGAAGATGCCATAACCATTCAATGTCCTTCAAACAATTTTACGACCATGCATTTTCCTTACTAAGCTATCCTTCCTACAATATCTGAATTGCATTGGAAAGAGTGGTTCCATCCTGAATGCTTTTTATTTTGTGGATTATCAGGTGACCACACCAAGGCTCTGATTGGACAGCTGATCATTTTCAACCAGATTCTAGGGGAGCTACGAGAAGACATCAGAGAGCAAGTgagggctgtttgtgtgtgtgcctaattGCATGTACAGcatgcatttgtatgtgtgtgcttgcatgtgtgtgtggatgagtgcgTTGACATGAATGACAGGGTGCTTCTTTCTTCTGTTCCCCAGGTGAAGGAAATGTCCTTGATCAGGAACACCATTTTGGAATGCCAAGTATGTGGTGAGTGAGCATTCAGTCCTATCAGTCTAAAATCTGTAAACCACATTGCAGTTTGATATgcttttgtttgtgtgcatgtgtgtgtatgtgcctttgGGTgcgtgcttgtatgtgtgtgtgcgtgtgtgtgtgtgtgtctgtatgtgtgtctgcaggctTCCATGAGCCTCGCTCCAGATGCTCACCCAGCCCCTGCTACAAAGGTGTGGGTTGCATGGAGACCTTCGAGTCCCCTGGGTACCGCTGTGGACCCTGCCCAGAGGGCATGATGGGAAACGGTACCCACTGCCAGGACATCGATGAGGTAGGGTACCATAATAATAGCACTGCTTTGTCAGTCAAATCTAGCGGTGTAATAATGTATTAACCACACTGAGGTAACTACAACAACCACACTACAACAACAACTATTTTcccatgtctctcctctctcccagtgcGCTGTGGCCCAGCCCTGTTACTCTGTGGGGGCATGTATCAACACAGCTCAAGGTTTTTCCTGTGAGCCCTGCCCTCCTGGACTCTGGGGACCCCCTCTTATTGGAGTTGGACTTGAGTATGCCAAGAATCACAAGCAGGTAAACACATGCAAGTACACACACTTTCTAGTTTCTAGtctactctccccccctctccccctctctctttctccttcttttctAGTTCATGCTCTCTCTTACCCTTTGCCTTGATTTCATGCATAGGAGTGTGCTGACATTGATGAATGTATGGAGGTGGCTGATGCCTGTGTACCAAACTCAATATGTACCAACACGATCGTACGTATATATCTTTTATCttcttgaaatgtatttttttaacaGTATTTGGTGTCATTCTATGCAAATCTGACAGTGCCCTCTAGTGTGGAAACCAGAGAACTGTTTTCCACATGGTTTCCCTCAGTTTACCCCCTTCCTCTGCACTTTGTTATGTCTCCTCACCTCACATCCTCTCcactcgtctctcctctctcccctcttcttccctccctccttcctaggGATCATATCAGTGTGGGGGCTGTAAGGCGGGCTATCTAGGTAACCAGACGGCAGGCTGTGTCTCCAAGCAAACCAAGTCATGCGCCTCCCTGAGCTTCAACCCCTGCGACGCTAACGCCCACTGCATCattgagaggaatggagaggtgtCCTGTGCGGTGGGTCCTAACCCTGGAGCATTCGAGACTAGCAATTGCTGTCTCTTTACCAGATAACCactataaataaaaacaaagaaatatttTTATTACATTCTGATATTGAATGAAATATTATGTGGTTTCCTTTTTCAAATGAATTGTTGGGGAAATGTTTTGTCCACATGATTTGTCCACAAGTCCACATTTGCAGGGTGATCTAACCCTAACTTGGGGTGCGTGATCCTTATACTTTCCCTTCCTGTCCTGCAGTGCAACGT harbors:
- the mtx1a gene encoding metaxin-1a isoform X1, which gives rise to MAAPCELYCWDGDWGLPSVNTECLIVLAYAKFAGAPLKLHKNNYPWRSPTGSLPALKTSHNGSLSRPNDIIIHLRKQKYNADYDLSAREGADTLAFISLLEEKLMPALIYCLWIDPKNYAEVTRRWHADHMPFPLNFFLPGRMQRQQLERLRLIRGEKELEASEETEKELYRDALDCLNLLSQRLGSNKFFFGDSPSSLDAFVFGHLAPLLKMKLPRARLQQHLQSLDNLTHFCSNILLLYFPGEGREGFSRKVSSQPEGGEVDHVPNKKRKQLLSVLVALGAMLSYALLSGIVSIQHVQQEPLDGFTTLRSLSPLEGDEEEG
- the mtx1a gene encoding metaxin-1a isoform X2; the encoded protein is MYYQAFLDGLYYLKHYREPAMHMQSLPEHHSSFTRTIIPGEVPLKYNADYDLSAREGADTLAFISLLEEKLMPALIYCLWIDPKNYAEVTRRWHADHMPFPLNFFLPGRMQRQQLERLRLIRGEKELEASEETEKELYRDALDCLNLLSQRLGSNKFFFGDSPSSLDAFVFGHLAPLLKMKLPRARLQQHLQSLDNLTHFCSNILLLYFPGEGREGFSRKVSSQPEGGEVDHVPNKKRKQLLSVLVALGAMLSYALLSGIVSIQHVQQEPLDGFTTLRSLSPLEGDEEEG
- the mtx1a gene encoding metaxin-1a isoform X3 gives rise to the protein MQSLPEHHSSFTRTIIPGEVPLKYNADYDLSAREGADTLAFISLLEEKLMPALIYCLWIDPKNYAEVTRRWHADHMPFPLNFFLPGRMQRQQLERLRLIRGEKELEASEETEKELYRDALDCLNLLSQRLGSNKFFFGDSPSSLDAFVFGHLAPLLKMKLPRARLQQHLQSLDNLTHFCSNILLLYFPGEGREGFSRKVSSQPEGGEVDHVPNKKRKQLLSVLVALGAMLSYALLSGIVSIQHVQQEPLDGFTTLRSLSPLEGDEEEG